A region of the Curtobacterium flaccumfaciens pv. betae genome:
CGCATGCCGCCACCCTACGGACCGCCCCTGACGTCAGCCCTGCCGGGTGTTCCAGCGGGGGTTCTTCTTGTTGATGACGTAGACGCGGCCGCGGCGTCGGACGACCTGCGAGCCGGGGATCTTCTTCAGGGCCTTGAGGGAGTTGCGGACCTTCACGACGAGCCTCCTTGTTGATAACGGTTTTCAGTTAGAGTAGCGGACATGCGTGCTGCTGCCATCACCCTCGTCACCGCCCTGCACCAGGCCGACGCCGACCGCGTCGCCGCCCGGATCTCGGACGGACACCGGATGCACGTCGCCGGGAGTGCCTTCGCCACCGCCCGCGCCGTGGCCGACCGTGCCGACCAGCTCGACCGGGTCTGCGGACCCGACGCGGGCCACGGGCTCGTCGTCACCCTGCACCCGGGGGCCGATGCCCGAGCGGTCGGCATGCTGCTCGCCAACGCGGCACGGTCCGAGACCGGCGACGACCGGGTGCTGCGGCACGTCGTCGGGGTTCTGCGGGCCGACGACGTCGCGCACCTGCTGTGGTCGGACGTCGACGACGCCTTCGTGGCCGCGGACCGGATGGCCGCACTCGTCGAGTACGCGACGGTGATCGCCCTCGACCGCATCGAACCGCTGTCGGGCCGTCGGCGTCGGGCGCTCGTGTCACTGCTGCACCGGATGGCGCCCCAGGCCGTGATCGTCGCCCTGCCCGCGATCCGCAGCGCCGCCGACCTGCCGGCCTCGAACGGTGGAGCCGCGCGGGTGCTCGCCACCGGTGCCGGCTGGATGCGGGCGCTGTCGAGCGGAGCGGACACCGGGCGCGAGGCCCGCGACGCCCTGGTCTCGATGCGCTACCGGGAGCCGCTGCCGTTCCACCCCGGACGACTGTCGTCCGTCATCGCCGACGACCTGTCCGCCGGGGTGAACGGCCGCGTGCTGCGGTCGCGGGGGTTCTTCCGCCTGGCGTCCCGGCCGGACCACGTCGGCTCGTGGTCGAGCTTCGGGTCGATGCTCGCGCTCGACCCCACCGCGAACCCGTCGTGGGACGCCGACGCCCCGATCGGGCAGGCGCTGTGGTTCGTCGGCGAGCAGCTCGACGTCCGGGCGATCGAGCGGGCGCTCGACGGGGCGCTGCTCACGCCGGCGGAGCTGCTCGCCGGACCGGACGTGTGGCGCGGCTGGCCGGACCCGTTCCCGGTGTGGCCCGCGGTGGACCCGGCGTCGGAGCACCGGCACGAGTGAGGGGGGGCGCGGGCGGGCGGGGGCGCGGGCGGGCGGGGGCGCGTGCGGCGGGGGCGGGCGGTTGCGGGCTGGTGCGGACGCCGAACGACACTGTCGATGTCGTACGACGGCGACATCGTCGCTCCCCGAACGGTGCAACAGCCCGCGCACGCAACGAACGACGGAGTCGCTGTCGTACGACAACGACCCCGTCGTTCCACGTCGGCCGGACGCACCCCGCCGACCGATCCCGCACGCGCGTCAGCGCGCTGGCACCCCCTCAGCCTCGCGCGCAGCAGCAGCCGCCGCGTCCTGCGCCGCGAACGGCAGGTCACCGAGGTCCAGGTGCGGGTTCGTGTCCTGCGTGAGCACGAGCTCCTTCGCCTCGTCCTCGGTCTCCACCGCCGGCATCGACCCGGGCAGCGGGCGCTGCGAGGACTCCTTCATGCAGAAGACACCGATCGCTCCGACGACGCTCATCGCCATCAGGAAGTACGCCGGCGCGAGCTCGTCACCCGTCGCGGTGAGCAGCGCCTGCACGATCAGGGGCGTGGTCCCGCCGAAGACCGCGATCGCGATGTTGTAGGCGAAACCCATGCCGCCGTACCGCGTCGAGGTCGGGAACAGCGCCGGCAGCGACGCAGCCTGGTTCGACACCCACAGCGCCGTCATCAGCGCGAGCAGTCCGAGGCCGGCGAGCGTCGACCACTGCGCCCCGTGCCCGATGAGCATGAACGCCGGCACGACGAGCACGACGGTGGTGGCGGCACCGATCCACATCACGACGCGGCGGCCGAGGCGGTCGGAGAGCTTGCCGGTCAGCGGCAGCATCACCGCGAGCAGCAGGAGCACCGGGATCGTCAGCAGCGTGCCGTCGATGGCGGAGTACCCGAGCGAGTCGGTCAGGTACGTCGGCATGTACGAGGTCAGGGCGTAGCCCACGGTGTTCGACGCGGCGACGAGCATGATCGCGATGACGATCGGACGCCAGTGCTGACGGACCATCGCGACGACGTTGGCCGGGCGCTCCCCCTCGAAGGACGCGCGGGACTCGGTCGCGGCCTCCTGCGCGGCCTGGGTCGCCTGGAACACCGGCGACTCCTCGATCCGCAGACGGAAGTAGATGGCCACGACGCCGATCACACCGGCCGCCAGGAACGGGAACCGCCAGCCGTAGGCGGTCATCGCCTCGTCACCGAGGGTGAGCTGCAGCACCGACACCACCGTGGCACCGAGCGCGAAGCCGAGGTAGCTGCCGAAGTCCAGGATGCTCGCGAAGAACCCGCGACGGCGGTCCGGGGCGTACTCGGTGACGAAGGTCGTCGCCCCGGCGTACTCACCACCGGTCGAGAAGCCCTGCGCGAGCTTCAGCACCACGAGCAGGATCGGGCCGAACACGCCGATCGTCGCGTACGCGGGGAGCGCCCCGATCAGGAACGTCGACGCCGCCATCATGATCAGCGTCGTCGCGAGCACCTTCTGCCGACCGATCCGGTCACCGAGGCGTCCGAACACGATGCCACCGAGCGGCCGCGCGATGTACGTCGCCGCGAACACCCCGAGGCTGAACAGGATCTGCACCGCGGGTTCGGCCGTCGGCAGGAAGACCTTCCCCATCGTGACGGCCAGGTAGCCGTACACACCGACGTCGTACCACTCCATGGTGTTGCCGACGACCATGCCGCTGACGGCTCGTCGCATCATGCTCTTGTCGACCACGGTGACGTCGCTCTCGCGCAGCCGTCGGTGCGGTCGGGGGTGGGTACTGCTGGGGTCGGAACCCATGCATCGCTCCTCGAGAAGATCGGTGGGCCGTCGGGAACCGGCCCAGAACAGCGAGCGACGTTACCGAGCAACCGAAATGTCATTGGCCGGTGATTCTCAGGGAACGGCGTGTCACCCGAACGGGGGTCGCCGCCGATCCGCACCAGTCCGGCGAACCCGGAAGCTGAGTAACGAGCCCGTAACATCGGCCCATGGCGATCGAACCGGAGACGAAGAACTGGACGTGGGTCATCGAGTCCGCGTGTCCCGAGTGCGGCTACGACGGCGGCGCGGTGACCGTCCGCGACGTGCCGGGCATCATCGACGAGAACACCGCAGGATGGCCCGCGGTCCTCGGACGCGATGACGTGCGCGACCGCCCCGACGACCAGACCTGGTCACCGCTCGAGTACGGCGCCCACGTGCGGGACGTCCACCGGAAGATGGCGGAGCGCCTCGAGCTGATGCTCACCGAGGACGCCCCGACGTTCCCGAACTGGGACCAGGACGCCACCGCCGTCGAGGACCGCTACGGCGAGCAGGACCCAGCAATCGTCGCCGAGGAGCTGCGGGAGTCGGCCGACCGCGCGGCCCGGGCCTTCGCGGCGGTGCCCGACGAGGTGCTCGAGCGCACCGGGCTCCGGTCCGACGGCAGCGCCTTCACCGTCGCGACGCTCGCCACCTACTACGCGCACGACCCGGTGCACCACCTGTGGGACGTGCGGCGCACGCTCTAGACGTGGGGACCACCGGCCTGGAGGCGCGGTGCGGCCCCGCCCCGCGCCTCCAGGCCGCACGCGGTCGCCCCCGAACCGGGCGTACCTCCCGAAACCGGGCGTACCTGCCGGAACCGGGCGTACCTACCGAAACCGGGCATACCTACCGAAACCGGGCATACCTGCCAAGAAGAAACGACCAGGTATGCCCGAAAGCACCATCCATCGCACGCGTGATGGGAAGGAACGGGCACCGAGCCGAGCGCTCAGGCGAGTGCGTCGAGCACTGCGCGCGCCGTCGCGGCGTCGGTCACCAGCTCGTTGACCAGCCCGCCCCGCACCGCGGCCACGATGCTCGCGACCTTGGCGCTGCCCACGGCGACCCCGACCGCGTGCGGCACGGTCGACAGGATCTCGCGCGAGGTCCGCACCATCCGGTCGCTGCCGGGGAACTCGATCGGCGAGCCGTCCGCGGCGTAGAAGTTCAGGCAGACGTCGCCGGCGGCCCGGTCGAACGCCACGTCCTCGACCGGGATGCCCCGGGCCAGGGCGTCACGCGTGTGCGTCGGCGCCCCGATGCCGAGGATCGCGCCCTTCGCTCGGCTCCACAGCCCGACGACGTGTTGGAACGCCGGGTCCTCGTCGAGGGTGGACCGCATCGCCGGGGACGGCAGCGCCTGGGCGAACAGGAACGCCGGGATCGCGCCGGAGTGCTCCGCGGCCGTCCGGGTGATCTCGTTCGTCTGGAACCACGGCATCGGGTCGGCCTGCCCGCCCACGGTGGGCACGAGCTGCACGCCGGGCATGGTCGGCATGCCGGACCGTGCGACGTCGTACACGGTGCGGCCGGACGACATCAGGACGGCGTCGCCGGGGACGAGTCCCATGCCCTCGACCGCGGCGGCCAGCGGGGCGGCCAGGTCGGCGCCGAGCGTGGCGGCGTGGGTGACCGCGGCGAGGTGGACCGCGCGCAGCCCGAGCACGACCTGCAGGCGTTCGGCGAGCGCCACGGTCTCGTCCTGGAACGGGTCGACGACCTCGATGCGGACGAGTCCGGCCTTGCGGGCCTCGGCGACGAGCCGCGAGACGGTCGGGCGCGAGACGCCGAGGCGCGAGGCGATCTCGACCTGCGTGGCGTCCTCGAGGTAGTACATCCGCGCCGCCTGGTAGACGGTGTCCAGCGGGAACCGGGTGCGCGACGCGTCGGGGCCGGGGCCAGCGGTGCTCTCGGACGACATGGAGCAGGACCCTTCGACTCGATCGGACACCGCGATCGTAGTCCGAGCAGGCCTCAGCGGATCGTGAACCCGCCGTCCACGCGGAGGTCTGCACCGTTCACCATGGCGCTCGACTCCCCCGCCAGGAACAGCACGGCCGCGGCGATCTCGTCGGGGGTCGCGAAGCGGCCGGTGGGGATCTCGTCCTGGTGCCGGATGCCGTTCTCGTTCGCCCAGGCAGCACGGCCGAGGTCGGTGAGGACGACGGTCGGCGACACGGTGTTCACGGTGACACCGCGGCCACCCCACTCGAGTGCGAGCACGGTCGTCAGACCGATGACGCCGGCCTTCGAGGCGCAGTAGGCGGCGTGACCGTCGATGCCGACGTGGGCCGCCTGCGATGCGATGTTGACGATCCGCCCGTACCCGGCGTCGAGCATGTGCCGGCCGACGGCCTGCGCCACGCGGAACGTGCCGGTCAGGTTGACGTCGATGGTCGCTGCCCAGGTCTCGGCAGCCAGGTCCTCTGCCGAGGCGAGCGCGGCGATGCCAGCGCAGTTCACCAGCACGTCGACGCCGCCGAAGTGCCGGACGACGTCCGCGACGGTGCGGGTCACGGAGTCGGCGTCGGTCACGTCGCAGGCGAAGCCGGCATGGAGGCCCGTGGCCGCGTCCGCCCCGTCGGCCGCGGCGTCCGGCCCGGTCGTCACGGGCCCGGCGGACGTGGGCAGGTCGGCCGCCGCCGACGTGGCACCGTCCGCACGGACGTCGACGACGGCGACGCGGGCACCCCGCGCGGCCAGTGCCCGCGCGATGGCGTTGCCGATGCCGGACGCCCCACCGGTCACCACCGCCGTGCGGCCGCTGAAGTCGTTGGTCAGGTCGATCGTGTCGGGGCCCGGTCGGAGGGCCGCGGCGAAGTCCGTCGTCATGTTCGCTCCCTTGCGTTCGCAGTCGAGCCTACCAGAAATTGTGTTCTGGACAAACGTTCCGCAGGGTGTACAGTCATCGCCGAAGCCACCCAACGGAGGAACAGCTCATGTCGACGACGACCGAGAACGCGGCCACGACCGCCCCCACCACGATCCCCACGACGATGCGCGCCGTCGTCGTCCACGGCCCCGGTGACTACCGGCTCGAGGAGCGTCCCGTCCCGACGCCCGGCCCCGGGGAACTCCTGCTCCGCACCGACGCCGTCGGCATCTGCGCGAGCGACCTGAAGTGCTACCACGGCGCCGCGAAGTTCTGGGGCGACGAGAACCGTGCGGCCTGGGCCGAGCGCGACCGCATCCCCGGACACGAGTTCGTCGGCACGATCGTCGCCGGTGACGACGCCGCCCTGACCAAGCGTGGCGTCGCCCTCGGTGACCGGATCGCCTGCGAGCAGATCGTGCCGTGCTGGGAGTGCCGCTACTGCCTCGAGGGCGCGTACTGGATGTGCAACGTGCACGACATGTTCGGCTTCAAGGGCTACGACGGCGCGATGGCCGAGTACGTGCTCGTGCCGGCGAAGGCGTTGACCCACCCGGTGTCGAAGGCGCTGCCCGGCCAGGTCGCCGCGTTCTCGGAGCCGTTGTCCTGCGCGTTCCACGCCGTCGAGCGCGGGGACATCAAGTTCGGCGACACCGTGGTGATCGCCGGTGCCGGCCCGATCGGCCTCTCCGCGATCGCCGGTGCACGGCAGAAGAACCCGCTCCGGATCATCGCGCTCGATGTGGTCGAGGCGAAGCTCGAGCTGGCCCGCAAGGTCGGCGCCGACCTCACGATCAACATCGCCCAGGAGGACGCGGTCGCCCGGGTCAAGGAGCTCACCGACGGCTACGGTGCCGACGTCTACATCGAGGCCACCGGGCACCCGTCGGCGGTGCCGCAGGGACTGAACCTGCTCCGCCAGCTCGGGACCTTCGTCGAGTACTCGGTGTTCAAGGACGACGTGTCCGTGGACTGGTCGATCATCTCGGACGACAAGGAGCTCGACGTCCGCGGCGCCCACCTCGGTCCGCACACCTGGCCGGCGGCGATCAAGCTGCTCGAGGCCGAGACCCTGCCGATGTCGGAGATCTGCACGCACCAGTTCCCGCTCGAGCAGTTCCAGGAGGCCCTCGACCTGGTCGGCGACTCCGCCGGTGCCAGCGTCAAGGTGTCGATCATCCCGTCCCTGACCGCCCCCACCACGGCCGCACAGGCCGCACAGGCCGCACGGGCCTGACCGACTCCGCCAGCAGGGAGAGAACGAGCATGTCAGCGACGACAGCCCGCGCCACCGGCGCCCGCACGACCGCGCCCCGCACCGAGGGCCGCCTGGACCGGATGGGCATCCCCCGTCCGCTCGCCCTCGGGTTCGTCGCCGTCCTGGTCTTCATGACCGGGAACGGCGTCGAGTCGAACTTCATCACGCCGCACATGGTGGCGGTCCTCGGCAGCCCCGAGGCCACCGTGGCGACGATCGTCACCTTCTACAGCTTGGCCGCACTGATCGGCAGCTACGTCTCGGGAGCCCTGTCCGACCTGGTCGGGCCGCGCCGCGTGATGATCCTCGGCTTCGCCGTCTGGGTCGTGTTCGAGGTCCTGTTCCTGCTGGCACTCGGCGCCGGCAGTGTCCCGTTCGCCGCCGTCACCTACGCGTTGCGTGGGTTCGGCTACCCGCTGTTCGCCTTCGCGTTCCTGGTCTGGGTGAACATCACCACCCCGGTCGAACGGAACGGCTCCGCGGTCGGCTGGTTCTACGTCGCCTTCACGGGTGGCCTGCCGACCCTCGGCTCGCTGTTCGCGATCGGTGCCATCCCGGTGTTCGGCGGCGGCACGGTCGGTGAGACCGGTGCGATGGTCGCCTCGATCGGCCTGGTCGTGATCGGGTTCCTCATCATGCTGTTCGGCGTCCGGCTGCCGAACGGGTTCACGCGCATCGCCCCCGCCGGCGAGAGCGCCTGGCAGGTGCTGACGAGCGGCATCCGCCTGACGGTCACGCGACCGAAGATCCTGATGGGCTTCCTCGTCCGCCTGATCAACACCGCGCCGGAGTTCGGCATGTTCGTCGTGCTCCCCGCGGTCATCGCGAACGAGCGCGGCTGGGGCCAGAGCCGCTGGCTGCTCATGACCGTCTGCGTTTACGCGACGAACATCCTGGTCAACGCCCTGTTCGGTTGGGTGGGCGACAAGATCGGCTGGCAGCGCACCGTCAAGTGGTTCGGCATCGTCGGCTCCGCCCTCGGGCTCATCGCCTGGTGGTACGTGCCGCAGCTCGTCCCCGCCGGGTCGAACTGGGGCTACGTGCTCTCCGTCGTCGCCGGCTGCGTGTTCGGCTGCCTGCTCGCCGGGTTCGTGCCGATGGGCGCGATCATGCCGGCGCTCGCCCCCGAGCACAAGGGCGCCGCGATGGCGATGTACACCACGGCCGCCGGGGGCGCCGCGTTCCTCGGCACCGGTGTCGTCGCCGCGGTCTTCGCCCTGGGCGGCGGCGGCCAGGCCGCCACGTGGACGTTCGTCGGCCTGTACGCCTGCGCCTTCGTGATGATCCACTTCCTCAAGGTCCCGCAGGGCGACCGAGGACACTGAGTTCCGGGCGACGACGGCCGTCCCGTCGTCGCCCGGTGCACCACCCACCACCATCCCCGGAGGACCCGCACCATGACCACGATCCACGACGACCCGGACGAGTTCGCCGAAGACCAGCTGAGCGGCTGGCTCGCGCTCTACGCCGACCGGGTCCGCGGCGTCCACGGCGGCGTCGTCACCCTGCCCACCGAGGGGGCCGCACCGCAGGTCGCCGTCGTCGTCGGGGGCGGCTCCGGCCACTACCCCGCGTTCTGCGGCGTCGTCGGTCCTGGCTTCGCCACCGGCGCCGTCGTCGGCAACGTCTTCACCTCGCCGTCGACCGCGCAGGTCTACTCGGTCGCCAAGGCCGCCGACCAGGGCCGCGGTGTCGCGCTGTCGTTCGGCAACTACGCCGGCGACACCATGAACTTCGGGCTCGCGGCCGAGCGGCTGCGCGCCGAGGGCATCGACACCCGCATCGTCGTGGTCACCGACGACGTCGCCAGTGCCGACGACGAGACGAAGCGGCGCGGCATCGCCGGCGACTTCTCCGTCTTCAAGGCGATGGGTGCCGCCGCTGCCGAGGGAGCCGATCTCGACGAGGTCGAACGGATCGGCCGTGCGTCGAACGCCGCGACCCGCACCATCGGCGTCGCGTTCTCCGGCTGCACCATGCCCGGCGCGACCGAACCGCTGTTCACCGTCCCCGAGGGCCACCTCGGCCTGGGGCTCGGCATCCACGGCGAACCGGGCATCCAGGACGTCCCGCTGCTCCGTGCGACGGATCTGGCGTCCCTGCTCGCCGAACGGCTGCTCACCGACCGCCCCGCAGCCGCCGGCTCCCGGGTCGCCCCGATCCTCAACGGGCTCGGTGACACCAAGTACGAGGAGCTCTTCCTGCTCTGGGGCCGGGTGCTGCCCCTGCTGCAGGACGCCGGGCTCCAGGTCGTCGAACCCGAGGTCGGCGAACTCGTCACGAGCCTCGACATGGGCGGCTGCTCGCTGACGCTGCAGTGGCTCGACGACGAACTCGAGCGGTTCTGGCGCGCCGACGCCTACACGCCGGCGTTCCGCAAGGTGGCGGCGCCGGTCGCAGCGCTCGTGCCGGCCGACGCGGTGGACGCCGCCGAGCACGAGGCGACGGTCGTCCCGGAGGCGACCGATGCCTCCCGGCAGGCCGCGCAGACGGCACGAGCCGCCGTCGAGGCGATGGACGCGCTCCTGCGCGAGCACGAGGAGACGCTCGGCCGCATCGATGCGGTCGCCGGGGACGGCGACCACGGCCGCGGCATGGTCAAGGGGATCGGTGCGGCGCGCAAGGCGGTCGACGGGCTCGGCCCGGAGGCCGGGGTCGCCTTCGTCCTCGGACGCGCCGGTGACGCATGGGCCGCGTTCGCGGGCGGTACCTCCGGTGTCCTGTGGGGCGCCGCACTCGAGGCGTTCGGCCGTTCCCTCGGCGACGACCGTGACTCGTACCGGGCGTCCGACGTCGTCGACGCGGCGCAGGACTTCGCCGACTCGATCGTCCACCTGGGCGGGGCGTCCCGCGGGGACAAGACGCTGCTCGACGCGCTGCTGCCGTTCGTGGACGAACTGCGCGGGGCCGTCGACACCGGCGCACCGCTCGTGGCAGCGTGGGAGACCGCGGCGCGGGTCGCGGTCGAGCAGGCCGAGGCCACCGCCGACCTCACGCCGAAGGTCGGACGGGCCAGGCCGCTGGCCGAGAAGAGCCTGGGGACACCCGACGCGGGTGCCACCTCGATGGGGATGATCCTCACGCGGATCGGCGAGGTCCTCGCCGCCCGTGCTGACAAGGAAGGAACACACGCATGACGTACCGTCTCGTGATCGGGTCCGACGACGCCGGGTTCGACTACAAGGAGATCATCAAGGCCGACCTGCTCGCCGACGACCGTGTGTCGGACGTCACCGACGTCGGCGTCGACTCGGACGGCCACACCGCCTACCCGCACGTCGCCGTGGACGCTGCGCGCCTGGTGGCGAACGGCGAGGCCGACCGCGCGATCCTGATCTGCGGCACCGGCCTCGGTGTGGCGATCAGCGCGAACAAGGTGCCGGGCATCCGTGCCGTGACCGCGCACGACTCCTACAGCGTGGAGCGGTCGATCCTGTCGAACGACGCCCAGGTGCTCTGCATGGGGCAGCGCGTCGTCGGCATCGAGCTCGCCCGCCGGCTGGCGAAGGAGTGGCTCGGCTACGAGTTCGACCGTGCTAGTGCCAGCGCCGAGAAGGTCAACGCCATCTGCGAGTACGACGGCAGCGCGCCCGCCGGCGT
Encoded here:
- the ykgO gene encoding type B 50S ribosomal protein L36, whose product is MKVRNSLKALKKIPGSQVVRRRGRVYVINKKNPRWNTRQG
- a CDS encoding GTP-binding protein, encoding MRAAAITLVTALHQADADRVAARISDGHRMHVAGSAFATARAVADRADQLDRVCGPDAGHGLVVTLHPGADARAVGMLLANAARSETGDDRVLRHVVGVLRADDVAHLLWSDVDDAFVAADRMAALVEYATVIALDRIEPLSGRRRRALVSLLHRMAPQAVIVALPAIRSAADLPASNGGAARVLATGAGWMRALSSGADTGREARDALVSMRYREPLPFHPGRLSSVIADDLSAGVNGRVLRSRGFFRLASRPDHVGSWSSFGSMLALDPTANPSWDADAPIGQALWFVGEQLDVRAIERALDGALLTPAELLAGPDVWRGWPDPFPVWPAVDPASEHRHE
- a CDS encoding MFS transporter, with amino-acid sequence MGSDPSSTHPRPHRRLRESDVTVVDKSMMRRAVSGMVVGNTMEWYDVGVYGYLAVTMGKVFLPTAEPAVQILFSLGVFAATYIARPLGGIVFGRLGDRIGRQKVLATTLIMMAASTFLIGALPAYATIGVFGPILLVVLKLAQGFSTGGEYAGATTFVTEYAPDRRRGFFASILDFGSYLGFALGATVVSVLQLTLGDEAMTAYGWRFPFLAAGVIGVVAIYFRLRIEESPVFQATQAAQEAATESRASFEGERPANVVAMVRQHWRPIVIAIMLVAASNTVGYALTSYMPTYLTDSLGYSAIDGTLLTIPVLLLLAVMLPLTGKLSDRLGRRVVMWIGAATTVVLVVPAFMLIGHGAQWSTLAGLGLLALMTALWVSNQAASLPALFPTSTRYGGMGFAYNIAIAVFGGTTPLIVQALLTATGDELAPAYFLMAMSVVGAIGVFCMKESSQRPLPGSMPAVETEDEAKELVLTQDTNPHLDLGDLPFAAQDAAAAAAREAEGVPAR
- a CDS encoding DinB family protein, whose protein sequence is MAIEPETKNWTWVIESACPECGYDGGAVTVRDVPGIIDENTAGWPAVLGRDDVRDRPDDQTWSPLEYGAHVRDVHRKMAERLELMLTEDAPTFPNWDQDATAVEDRYGEQDPAIVAEELRESADRAARAFAAVPDEVLERTGLRSDGSAFTVATLATYYAHDPVHHLWDVRRTL
- a CDS encoding sugar-binding transcriptional regulator, with the translated sequence MSSESTAGPGPDASRTRFPLDTVYQAARMYYLEDATQVEIASRLGVSRPTVSRLVAEARKAGLVRIEVVDPFQDETVALAERLQVVLGLRAVHLAAVTHAATLGADLAAPLAAAVEGMGLVPGDAVLMSSGRTVYDVARSGMPTMPGVQLVPTVGGQADPMPWFQTNEITRTAAEHSGAIPAFLFAQALPSPAMRSTLDEDPAFQHVVGLWSRAKGAILGIGAPTHTRDALARGIPVEDVAFDRAAGDVCLNFYAADGSPIEFPGSDRMVRTSREILSTVPHAVGVAVGSAKVASIVAAVRGGLVNELVTDAATARAVLDALA
- a CDS encoding GolD/DthD family dehydrogenase, producing MTTDFAAALRPGPDTIDLTNDFSGRTAVVTGGASGIGNAIARALAARGARVAVVDVRADGATSAAADLPTSAGPVTTGPDAAADGADAATGLHAGFACDVTDADSVTRTVADVVRHFGGVDVLVNCAGIAALASAEDLAAETWAATIDVNLTGTFRVAQAVGRHMLDAGYGRIVNIASQAAHVGIDGHAAYCASKAGVIGLTTVLALEWGGRGVTVNTVSPTVVLTDLGRAAWANENGIRHQDEIPTGRFATPDEIAAAVLFLAGESSAMVNGADLRVDGGFTIR
- a CDS encoding zinc-binding dehydrogenase is translated as MSTTTENAATTAPTTIPTTMRAVVVHGPGDYRLEERPVPTPGPGELLLRTDAVGICASDLKCYHGAAKFWGDENRAAWAERDRIPGHEFVGTIVAGDDAALTKRGVALGDRIACEQIVPCWECRYCLEGAYWMCNVHDMFGFKGYDGAMAEYVLVPAKALTHPVSKALPGQVAAFSEPLSCAFHAVERGDIKFGDTVVIAGAGPIGLSAIAGARQKNPLRIIALDVVEAKLELARKVGADLTINIAQEDAVARVKELTDGYGADVYIEATGHPSAVPQGLNLLRQLGTFVEYSVFKDDVSVDWSIISDDKELDVRGAHLGPHTWPAAIKLLEAETLPMSEICTHQFPLEQFQEALDLVGDSAGASVKVSIIPSLTAPTTAAQAAQAARA
- a CDS encoding MFS transporter gives rise to the protein MSATTARATGARTTAPRTEGRLDRMGIPRPLALGFVAVLVFMTGNGVESNFITPHMVAVLGSPEATVATIVTFYSLAALIGSYVSGALSDLVGPRRVMILGFAVWVVFEVLFLLALGAGSVPFAAVTYALRGFGYPLFAFAFLVWVNITTPVERNGSAVGWFYVAFTGGLPTLGSLFAIGAIPVFGGGTVGETGAMVASIGLVVIGFLIMLFGVRLPNGFTRIAPAGESAWQVLTSGIRLTVTRPKILMGFLVRLINTAPEFGMFVVLPAVIANERGWGQSRWLLMTVCVYATNILVNALFGWVGDKIGWQRTVKWFGIVGSALGLIAWWYVPQLVPAGSNWGYVLSVVAGCVFGCLLAGFVPMGAIMPALAPEHKGAAMAMYTTAAGGAAFLGTGVVAAVFALGGGGQAATWTFVGLYACAFVMIHFLKVPQGDRGH
- a CDS encoding dihydroxyacetone kinase family protein, translated to MTTIHDDPDEFAEDQLSGWLALYADRVRGVHGGVVTLPTEGAAPQVAVVVGGGSGHYPAFCGVVGPGFATGAVVGNVFTSPSTAQVYSVAKAADQGRGVALSFGNYAGDTMNFGLAAERLRAEGIDTRIVVVTDDVASADDETKRRGIAGDFSVFKAMGAAAAEGADLDEVERIGRASNAATRTIGVAFSGCTMPGATEPLFTVPEGHLGLGLGIHGEPGIQDVPLLRATDLASLLAERLLTDRPAAAGSRVAPILNGLGDTKYEELFLLWGRVLPLLQDAGLQVVEPEVGELVTSLDMGGCSLTLQWLDDELERFWRADAYTPAFRKVAAPVAALVPADAVDAAEHEATVVPEATDASRQAAQTARAAVEAMDALLREHEETLGRIDAVAGDGDHGRGMVKGIGAARKAVDGLGPEAGVAFVLGRAGDAWAAFAGGTSGVLWGAALEAFGRSLGDDRDSYRASDVVDAAQDFADSIVHLGGASRGDKTLLDALLPFVDELRGAVDTGAPLVAAWETAARVAVEQAEATADLTPKVGRARPLAEKSLGTPDAGATSMGMILTRIGEVLAARADKEGTHA
- a CDS encoding ribose-5-phosphate isomerase yields the protein MTYRLVIGSDDAGFDYKEIIKADLLADDRVSDVTDVGVDSDGHTAYPHVAVDAARLVANGEADRAILICGTGLGVAISANKVPGIRAVTAHDSYSVERSILSNDAQVLCMGQRVVGIELARRLAKEWLGYEFDRASASAEKVNAICEYDGSAPAGVDAQA